The following nucleotide sequence is from Pseudonocardia abyssalis.
GCAGGTGCACCGGACCGTTCGGGTCGGAGAACGCGAACGCCTGCTCCGGCGTCATCGAGAATGTGTCGGCCTCCGCGTCGTAGGTGGGGTACCCGCTCGCGGCCTGCCCGCGCAGCCACTCCGTCAGGTACCGGGTGTCGGTGCCGGTGCGGGTGGCGAGGTCCGTCCGCGGCGCTCGGGGCGGACAGCCGGATCCGGACGCCGCCCACGGCCTGAACGACAGTGTCAACGTGGGTTGACATCGCGCAATCTGTCAACGTAGGTTGACGGCCATGAGTGATGCCACGAAGGTCGCGGCGGCGGCCTCCAGTAGGGACCCGTCCGTCGGTCTGGCTGCGGTGGCCTCCCTGCGGGGGCTGCTGGAGTCGCTGGAGGAGCTGCAGGTGGGCAACGCGCGGGACCAGGGCTGGTCCTGGCAGCAGATCGCCGAGGTCCTGCGGGTGAGCCGCCAGGCCGTCCACAAGAAGTACCGCCGGTTCGGGTTCTGAGAGGGGTTCGACGATGTTCGAGAGGTTCACCGAGAAGGCCCGGCAGGTCGTCGTGCTGGCGCAGGAGGAGGCGCGCGAGCGGCGGGCCGACAGCATCCGGTCCGAGCACCTGCTGGCAGCGCTGTACGGCGTGCCCGGCAACCTCGCGCTGACCGTGCTGGAGGCGCACTCCGTCGACGCGCAGGACGTGCGCTCGGACGTCGACGCGCTGCGCGGCGGGCTCGGCCCGGCCGACGCGGAGGCGCTCTCGACGCTGGGGATCGACCTCGACGAGGTGCGCCGCCAGGTCGAGGACGCGTTCGGGCCCGGGGCGCTCGACCGACCGCGCTCGAGGGGAAGGCGCTGGTTCTCCGGGCACATCCCGTTCGACCGCGACGCGAAGAAGGCGCTGGAGCTCGCGCTGCGCGAGGCGCTGAGAAGCAGGCACAACTACATCGGCTGCGAGCACGTGCTGCTCGGCCTCCTGCGTTCCGACGGCGCGGCGCAGGCGATCCTGCTCGCGCGTGGCGCCCGCCTGGACTCCGCCCGCGTCATCGTCGAGGAACTGCTCCGGGGGCGGCGGGCGGGCTGACACCCGGGGCCTGGGAGCATCCGGGCGTGCGGATCGACGTCGTCACCATCTTCCCCGGGTACCTGGCCCCCCTGCGGGAGGCGCTGCTCGGGCGGGCGATCGAGGCCGGTCTGGTCGACCTCGGGGTGCACGACCTGCGCGACTGGACCCACGACGTCCACCAGGCCGTCGACGACTCGCCGTACGGCGGCGGGCCCGGCATGGTCATGCGTCCGCAGGTGTGGGGCGAGGCGCTCGACGCGGTCGTGGACTCCCCGGCCCGGCTGGTCGTGCCCACCCCGGCCGGGCGGCCGTTCACCCAGGCGACCGCGCAGGCCTGGGCGTCGGAGGAGCGGCTGGTGTTCGCGTGCGGGCGCTACGAGGGGATCGACCAGCGCGTCGTCGACGCCTACGCCGACCGCATGCCCGTCGACGAGGTGAGCATCGGCGACTACGTGCTCGTCGGGGGCGAGGTGGCGGTCATGGTGATGGTCGAGGCGGTCGTGCGGCTGCTGCCCGGTGTCCTCGGCAACCCGGTCTCGGCGCAGGAGGACTCCTTCTCCGACGGCCTGCTGGAGGGTCCGGCATACACGCGGCCGGTGTCCTGGCGCGGGCTCGACGTACCGGACGTCCTGCGCAGCGGCAACCACGCCGCGATCGCCCGGTGGCGACGCGACCGGGCGCTGGAGCGCACCGCGGCCCGTCGGCCCGACCTGCTCGCCGACCTGCCCGCCGACGCCCTCGACCGCGCGGACCGGGCGTTCCTGGCCGGTCTGGACGGGTGAATTCGGCCCGCCGGGACGCGTCTGGCACTATGGAGCCGAGCTGCCGCGCCCCGCAGGCGCCTGCCCGCGCCCCGATGCGCGCTTCGCATGACTGCTATTCGAACCGAGGACGGATCTTCGCGATGAACACCCTGGACGCACTGGACGCACAGATGCTGCGCTCCGACATCCCCGCCTTCCGGCCGGGCGACACGCTCAAGGTGCACGTGAAGGTCATCGAGGGCACGCGCTCCCGGGTGCAGATCTTCCAGGGTGTCGTCATCCGCCGCCACGGCGCGGGCGCCCGCGAGACCTTCACGGTCCGCAAGGTCTCGTTCGGGGTCGGCGTCGAGCGCACCTTCCCGGTGCACTCCCCGAACCTCGACAAGATCGAGATCTTCACCCGGGGCGACGTGCGCCGCGCGAAGCTCTACTACCTCCGTGACCTGCGCGGCAAGGCCGCGAAGATCAAGGAGAAGCGCGAGACGACGTCCGCGTCCTGACCGACCCGGACCCGTTGCCGTAGCCTCGTGGTCGTGGCCCTACCCGAGCTCCCCGACGACCGGCGGGCCCGACCGCAGCGCTTCTCGCCGGCCGGTCCGCCCGGGTCGCGGCACGCGGTGCGCACGCCGCCCGGGGGGCAGCCGGCCACGCAGGGCCCGGCCGACGACGAGGACCTTCCGCGGCCCGTCAACGGCACGCCGCCCGTGCGTCGGATGCCCGTCGTGGGCCCGCCGCCGCGTCGCTCGAACGGTCGCGTGAACGGCGCTCCTCCCGCGAACGGGTCGTCCCCGGCGAACGGGTCGCGCCGAGCCGGCGGGGCGGCCCCGGCGAACGGGGCTGGGCCGGCGAACAGGGCTGCGAACCGTGTCGCGCCCGTCGTCGGACACCCGCCGGTGAACGGCTCACCGCGCGGAGCCGCCCCGGCCGACGGCGCCCGTCGCGGCGGTGCCGTCAACGGCGACCGCCCGGGCCCGGCGAACGGCTCGGGGCGCACCGCCCCGGGCGACGGGGCCGCCGGCCGCAACGGGTCCGGCCCCGCAGAGGGCCCGCGGGGCGGTCGCTACGGCGCCGTGCCCCCGCCCGTCCGCGGCACCCGGCCGCCGACCCGGCCGCAGCGCACCCCCGCCGACGACGAGCCCACCGTGGTGCACGACGACCTCGCGTCCGCCGTCGAGGCCCCCGACGTCGACGAGGCCCTCTCCGACGACCAGCCCGAAGCCCCGCCCGCCGCCGCCACCGAGTTCCCCGGCCGACACCGCCGCCGGGCCGGGGCGTCGCCCACCTCCCGCCCCGCCGCCGAGTACAAGGCCCAGGCGGCCGCCGCACGCGGGGGCAAGAAGGTCCGGCCCGGCCGTCGGCGCCGGGAGAACTTCTGGCGTGAGCTGCCGCTGCTGATCGTCGTCGCGCTGGTGCTCACGTTCACGATCCAGACGTTCCTCGCGAAGGTCTACGTGATCCCGTCCGGGTCGATGGAGACCACGTTGCACGGCTGCACCGGCTGCAACAACGACCGGGTGCTCGTCGACAAGGTCACCTACCGGTTCACCGATCCCGCCCCCGGCGACGTCGTGGTCTTCCGCGGTCCCGACGGCTGGATCAACACCGAGTTCTCGGCGCCGCAGTCGGACAACGCACTGGTCAACGGCTTGCAGCAGTTCGGGTCGCTGATCGGGCTCGCGCCTCCGGACGAGAAGGACTTCGTCAAGCGCGTCATCGCGGTGGGCGGGCAGACCGTGCAGTGCTGCGACAGCCGCGACCGACTCATCGTCGACGGCGACCCCCTCGACGAGCCCTATGTCTACTTCCTTCCCGAGGCCGGACCGGCGCGTGAGCAGCGGTTCGACCCGGTCACGGTGCCCGAGGGCCAGCTCTGGATGATGGGCGACAGCCGCAACAACTCGTCGGACTCCCGGGCCAACGGGCACGGGGCGGTGCCGGTGGAGAACGTCATCGGCCAGGCGCGGCTGATCGTCCTGCCGTTCGGCCGCTTCGGCTGGATCGACGCGATCGACCCCCAGACGCAGGCCGTCGGCATGGGCGTCTTCAACGGCGCCGGTACGCCGCTCGCCATGGGCCTGCTCGGTACGCTCCCGCTGGCCGTCTGGCGCCGCCGCCGGGCGGACCGCGGCGACCCCGTCCTGCCCTGACCCCGTCCTGCCCTGACCCCGTCCTGGCCTGACCCCCGTCCTGGCCTGACCACAGCCCTGCCCTGACCGGAGCGCACGTGCCTGTTCGCCACCGCCGCCCGCGGATCCTGCTGCCCGCCGAGCTGCGCCCCGCTCGCGCGGTCGTGCGGCGCTCCGCAGGCAGCTGGACGCTCCAGTCGACGCTGCACCGACACGGGCTCGGTCCCGTCGCGGGGGTCGACGAGGCCGGCCGCGGGGCCTGCGCGGGCCCGCTCGTCGTCGCCGCATGCGTCCTGCGTCCCGGCGACGCGCGGGCGCTCGACGGGCTCACCGACTCCAAGTTGCTCACCGCGACGGCGCGTGAGGAGTACTACGCGCTGATCCGG
It contains:
- a CDS encoding helix-turn-helix domain-containing protein, with product MSDATKVAAAASSRDPSVGLAAVASLRGLLESLEELQVGNARDQGWSWQQIAEVLRVSRQAVHKKYRRFGF
- the lepB gene encoding signal peptidase I — protein: MNGSPRGAAPADGARRGGAVNGDRPGPANGSGRTAPGDGAAGRNGSGPAEGPRGGRYGAVPPPVRGTRPPTRPQRTPADDEPTVVHDDLASAVEAPDVDEALSDDQPEAPPAAATEFPGRHRRRAGASPTSRPAAEYKAQAAAARGGKKVRPGRRRRENFWRELPLLIVVALVLTFTIQTFLAKVYVIPSGSMETTLHGCTGCNNDRVLVDKVTYRFTDPAPGDVVVFRGPDGWINTEFSAPQSDNALVNGLQQFGSLIGLAPPDEKDFVKRVIAVGGQTVQCCDSRDRLIVDGDPLDEPYVYFLPEAGPAREQRFDPVTVPEGQLWMMGDSRNNSSDSRANGHGAVPVENVIGQARLIVLPFGRFGWIDAIDPQTQAVGMGVFNGAGTPLAMGLLGTLPLAVWRRRRADRGDPVLP
- the rplS gene encoding 50S ribosomal protein L19, giving the protein MNTLDALDAQMLRSDIPAFRPGDTLKVHVKVIEGTRSRVQIFQGVVIRRHGAGARETFTVRKVSFGVGVERTFPVHSPNLDKIEIFTRGDVRRAKLYYLRDLRGKAAKIKEKRETTSAS
- the trmD gene encoding tRNA (guanosine(37)-N1)-methyltransferase TrmD, producing MRIDVVTIFPGYLAPLREALLGRAIEAGLVDLGVHDLRDWTHDVHQAVDDSPYGGGPGMVMRPQVWGEALDAVVDSPARLVVPTPAGRPFTQATAQAWASEERLVFACGRYEGIDQRVVDAYADRMPVDEVSIGDYVLVGGEVAVMVMVEAVVRLLPGVLGNPVSAQEDSFSDGLLEGPAYTRPVSWRGLDVPDVLRSGNHAAIARWRRDRALERTAARRPDLLADLPADALDRADRAFLAGLDG
- a CDS encoding Clp protease N-terminal domain-containing protein, whose translation is MFERFTEKARQVVVLAQEEARERRADSIRSEHLLAALYGVPGNLALTVLEAHSVDAQDVRSDVDALRGGLGPADAEALSTLGIDLDEVRRQVEDAFGPGALDRPRSRGRRWFSGHIPFDRDAKKALELALREALRSRHNYIGCEHVLLGLLRSDGAAQAILLARGARLDSARVIVEELLRGRRAG